Proteins found in one Venturia canescens isolate UGA chromosome 6, ASM1945775v1, whole genome shotgun sequence genomic segment:
- the LOC122412321 gene encoding odorant receptor 13a-like — MQYAELYANIGDLELLVNSAVESVFQSMVLAKLVIIRYSTTLRKLIVAIHEDYAIENFDSLEERQIYLKYNNMAKFFYKITIPTISAGSLMYYVVPLEHFLRTMHRNDTNPFVLPFGTRLFFEINDSRTYLMVYAYQSPMIYVLVCHSAWFCLLTTMVFHICGQLAIVEYRIRTIRVPLLNETDDSNAVFRRIAQKHLRAIWMAKSMDDAFNLVLLQDLAGSTLLLGLTSYLVIVRTQTSFLVFCLSMVCSVTMLCLLYAYCIVGECLIEESTKIHEAYYQCNWYESSMNFRKCLIISMGATQEALHLSAGKTYIFCLNGFTDVLRSAMGYLSLLRNFATTIQGFKIMHSSYANHVSIKYSLRTDLKSVRELYGWNKRVLSIGGMWPLEKSFMKFYISYLYLASHFVMAVCDFVSVFGDITLMIANLSETSVQAMVGVKMLVLRYSSPLTNIVKQIEARSKQDSFRDEKEKCLYLEYIMIGRSFFLTGSYVAIAAVIIYHLKPFEDIIKAVLQNETIPFILPYRMRLFFSIPNTRTYVLLYLSQSPMLYYYYCHTASVCFLCTLIVHVCGEMSILAYRIRNIDASESSKDYSKPEIAFRDATIKHQKIIRTAEAIDEVFNVVLLEELITSTMLIGLAAYSVLSKSLMVSMSEFFFFVNYTLALFLLLLVYCITGEFLISESKNVQNAFYECRWYTFSSKYQKHMLMGMARAQTPLRLTAGQFYVFSLDRYSSILKTAGAYVSMLRTVV, encoded by the exons ATGCAGTACGCCGAATTGTATGCGAACATCGGCGACCTCGAGCTCCTTGTCAACAGCGCGGTCGAATCCGTTTTTCAATCGATGGTCCTCGCCAAACTCGTCATCATACGATACAGCACCACCCTCCGGAAACTCATCGTTGCCATCCACGAAGATTATGCAATCGAAAACTTCGACAGTCTCGAAGAAAGACAAATTTATCTGAAGTACAACAATATggcgaaatttttttacaaaatcacGATACCGACCATTTCAGCAGGATCGCTCATGTACTACGTCGTACCGTTGGAACATTTTTTACGTACGA tgcaCAGGAATGATACAAATCCGTTCGTTCTTCCGTTCGGTACGCGTCTCTTCTTTGAAATCAACGACTCGCGTACCTACCTCATGGTGTACGCGTATCAGTCTCCGATGATTTACGTCCTCGTGTGTCACAGCGCTTGGTTTTGCCTCTTGACCACTATGGTGTTTCATATTTGTGGACAATTAGCAATCGTGGAATACAGAATAAGAACGATCAGAGTTCCGCTGCTCAATGAAACTGACGATAGCAACGCGGTCTTTCGACGAATCGCTCAAAAACATTTGAGGGCTATCTg GATGGCCAAGTCAATGGATGATGCCTTCAACTTGGTCCTTTTGCAGGATCTTGCCGGAAGCACTTTGTTACTCGGTCTCACATCTTACCTCGTTATTGTG CGAACGCAAACGAGTTTCCTAGTATTTTGCCTTTCCATGGTTTGTTCAGTGACGATGCTGTGTTTGCTGTACGCTTATTGCATCGTAGGAGAGTGTCTCATAGAAGAG agtacgaaaattcacgaGGCATATTATCAGTGCAACTGGTACGAAtcttcaatgaattttcgaaagtgtCTGATTATTTCGATGGGAGCTACTCAGGAAGCACTTCACTTGTCTGCTGGCAAGACGTACATATTTTGTCTGAATGGATTTACAGAC GTTTTGAGATCTGCAATGGGGTATCTTTCGCTACTGCGAAATTTCGC CACAACGATTCAGGGTTTTAAGATAATGCATTCCTCTTATGCAAATCACGTATCGATCAAATATTCTCTCCGG ACCGACTTGAAGAGTGTTCGGGAATTGTATGGTTGGAACAAACGTGTGCTGTCGATCGGTGGCATGTGGCCATTGGAGAAaagtttcatgaaattttacaTAAGCTACTTGTATCTCGCGTCACACTTTGTCATGGCAGTTTGCGATTTCGTAAGCGTTTTCGGTGACATTACACTCATGATAGCAAATCTTTCGGAAACCTCGGTACAAGCTATGGTTGGCGTTAAAATGTTGGTGCTGAGGTACTCCAGTCCGTTAACGAATATCGTAAAACAAATCGAGGCTCGCTCGAAACAAGACAGTTTTAgggatgagaaagaaaaatgtttgtatcTCGAGTACATTATGATTGggagatcattttttctcactggCAGCTACGTTGCCATCGCTGCTGTCATCATATACCATTTGAAGCCATTCGAAGACATCATAAAAGCtg TTCTGCAAAATGAAACGATACCATTTATTTTGCCTTATCGGATGCGTCTTTTCTTCAGCATCCCAAATACGCGCACATACGTACTTTTGTACCTATCGCAGTCGCCCATGCTTTATTATTACTACTGCCACACCGCATCGGTTTGTTTTCTGTGCACCTTGATCGTTCATGTCTGCGGCGAAATGTCCATTCTTGCTTATCGAATCAGAAACATCGATGCATCTGAGTCGTCCAAAGATTACTCCAAACCAGAAATTGCGTTTCGCGATGCCACCATTAagcatcaaaaaatcataag AACCGCCGAAGCGATCGACGAGGTCTTCAACGTCGTTTTATTAGAGGAACTTATAACGTCAACTATGCTAATCGGACTGGCAGCCTACAGCGTTCTCTCG aaGTCTCTCATGGTATCCAtgtccgaattttttttcttcgtcaattATACCCTCGCTCTTTTTTTGTTGCTCCTCGTCTATTGCATCACCGGTGAATTTCTCATAAGCGAG AGCAAGAACGTTCAAAACGCATTTTACGAGTGTCGATGGTACAcgttttcgtcaaaatatcaaaaacaCATGCTCATGGGCATGGCTCGAGCTCAGACACCCCTGAGATTGACGGCTGGACAGTTTTATGTGTTTTCTCTCGACAGGTACAGCAGT attctcaaaactgCCGGAGCTTACGTATCGATGTTACGTACCGTTGTATGA